The following are encoded together in the Adhaeribacter arboris genome:
- the menD gene encoding 2-succinyl-5-enolpyruvyl-6-hydroxy-3-cyclohexene-1-carboxylic-acid synthase, protein MNLQAVFNIAEICAQHGVKEVILSPGSRCAPLTLAFARHPAIQVRTISDERAAAFIGLGMALTTRQPVVLVCTSGTAALNYSPAVAEAFYQQVPLLVFTADRPAEWIDQLDGQTIRQENIYGAHIKRSFSFPVDTQHPDANWFAQRLLSEAILETKAYPPGPVQVNVPLREPFYPKPGETLEYNQEVKVIQEWSNAYELTNTQRAPLEEELTTFTKILVVAGQHYPDPVCQVPLQYFTRNTGAVVVADIISNQHNLPEVIRYHDVFLNGNATKKASELQPDLLITLGLSNISKNLKLFLRAFPAHEHWHLQAAGEVADPFQSLTRVIRCTPQSFFSLIPNGKEANTKTYQAEWLEQEKTASNYLQEFLGQNNFNEFIAFARILENLPNNSVVHLANSMAVRYANIISLRPEQNITVFANRGTSGIDGCTSTTVGSALSTNLITTLITGDLAFFYDRNGLWHNYLPLNLRIILLNNHAGGIFRLIDGPRQQQELAEFFETKQVLDARLTAQEFNLKYYPCENLQQLAENLNIFWKNGPGILEIFTQSEKNADFFQLYRQHSPFKSK, encoded by the coding sequence ATGAACCTACAAGCTGTATTTAATATTGCTGAAATTTGTGCGCAACACGGCGTTAAAGAGGTAATACTTTCTCCCGGATCTCGCTGCGCGCCTTTAACGTTAGCTTTTGCGCGGCATCCGGCTATTCAGGTACGCACCATAAGCGATGAGCGGGCGGCGGCCTTTATTGGTCTAGGTATGGCTTTAACGACCCGGCAACCGGTGGTTTTAGTTTGTACCTCCGGAACGGCGGCTTTAAATTATAGTCCGGCCGTAGCCGAAGCTTTTTACCAACAAGTTCCTTTACTGGTATTTACCGCCGATCGGCCCGCCGAATGGATTGATCAACTGGATGGCCAAACCATCCGGCAGGAAAATATTTACGGAGCGCACATTAAACGCAGCTTTTCTTTTCCCGTGGATACCCAACATCCGGATGCTAACTGGTTCGCCCAACGACTCCTATCCGAAGCTATTCTGGAGACAAAAGCCTACCCCCCCGGTCCGGTACAAGTAAATGTGCCCTTGCGGGAGCCTTTCTACCCCAAACCCGGCGAAACTTTGGAATATAATCAAGAAGTAAAAGTTATTCAGGAATGGAGCAATGCCTATGAATTAACCAACACGCAGCGAGCCCCATTGGAAGAAGAGTTAACTACTTTTACAAAAATACTTGTAGTGGCCGGGCAGCACTATCCAGATCCAGTCTGTCAAGTACCTTTACAGTATTTTACCCGGAATACGGGCGCGGTAGTAGTAGCCGATATTATCAGTAACCAACATAACCTGCCAGAAGTTATCCGCTACCACGATGTATTCTTAAATGGGAATGCCACTAAAAAAGCATCTGAATTACAGCCTGATTTATTAATTACTCTTGGGTTATCCAATATTTCGAAAAACTTAAAACTATTTTTAAGAGCATTTCCAGCGCATGAACACTGGCACTTGCAAGCAGCCGGTGAAGTAGCCGATCCCTTTCAGTCCCTTACGCGGGTAATCCGGTGTACCCCGCAAAGCTTTTTTTCCCTAATACCAAACGGCAAGGAGGCAAATACTAAAACTTACCAGGCTGAATGGCTGGAACAGGAAAAAACAGCAAGTAATTATTTGCAAGAATTTTTAGGCCAAAACAATTTTAATGAATTTATTGCTTTTGCCCGCATTTTAGAGAATTTACCAAATAACAGCGTAGTGCATCTCGCCAATAGCATGGCCGTGCGTTATGCCAATATTATCAGCTTAAGACCTGAACAAAATATTACCGTATTTGCGAACCGGGGAACGAGCGGTATCGACGGCTGTACCAGCACCACCGTAGGCAGCGCCCTCAGCACAAATTTAATCACCACCTTAATCACCGGCGATTTAGCTTTTTTCTACGACCGCAATGGTTTGTGGCATAATTATCTCCCGCTCAATTTGCGGATTATTCTTCTCAACAACCACGCTGGCGGCATTTTCCGGTTAATAGACGGGCCGCGCCAGCAGCAGGAATTAGCTGAATTTTTCGAAACAAAGCAGGTTTTAGATGCCCGTTTAACCGCACAGGAATTTAATTTGAAATATTACCCTTGCGAGAACTTGCAGCAATTAGCCGAAAACCTGAATATTTTTTGGAAGAATGGGCCCGGTATATTAGAAATATTTACCCAAAGTGAAAAAAACGCGGATTTTTTTCAATTGTACCGCCAGCACTCACCTTTTAAAAGTAAGTAA
- a CDS encoding AMP-binding protein, which produces MDHLLLNGKKFYYEEIANYSFRNSIPLNGYEVTTLEFCRNWLNGVQEIAINTSGSTGAPKLITLTRVQMEASARYTLQALNLQKNDRALVCLNTEYIGGMMMLVRGFVGNLNLTIIEPIGNPVKYLPPNGPDKFEFGSFVPMQLQAIIAESPEKKYLLNQMKAILVGGAAVSKDLIKQVQAIEAPVYHTYGMTETSSHVALKRLNGSQPDAYFRAASSVQLGTDGRGCLTITGDLTANQLIVTNDLVNLVSKHEFEWLGRVDNTINSGGIKVQAEKVEVVLAQALLDLQLDKRSFITALPDDKLGQRVVAVLEGEKLNNTEEEALKRRLNQVLNKYEVPKAFQYISDFCTTPTGKIDKPATLKNLL; this is translated from the coding sequence ATGGATCACCTGCTGCTGAATGGTAAAAAGTTTTACTACGAAGAGATTGCTAATTACTCTTTTCGGAACAGCATACCTTTAAACGGCTACGAAGTAACCACGCTCGAATTTTGTCGGAACTGGCTCAACGGCGTGCAGGAAATTGCCATTAATACATCGGGTTCTACGGGTGCTCCAAAACTAATTACCTTAACCCGGGTCCAAATGGAAGCCAGTGCCCGTTATACTTTACAGGCACTGAATCTACAAAAAAACGATCGGGCTTTGGTTTGCCTGAATACCGAGTACATTGGCGGCATGATGATGCTGGTCCGGGGATTTGTGGGGAATTTAAATTTAACCATTATCGAGCCCATTGGAAATCCTGTTAAATATTTACCTCCTAATGGTCCGGATAAATTTGAGTTTGGATCGTTTGTACCCATGCAGCTGCAAGCAATAATAGCTGAGTCGCCGGAAAAAAAATATTTGCTCAACCAAATGAAAGCTATTTTGGTAGGAGGTGCGGCAGTTAGTAAAGATTTAATTAAACAAGTTCAAGCAATTGAGGCGCCGGTTTACCATACTTACGGCATGACCGAAACTTCGTCGCATGTTGCTTTAAAGCGTTTAAACGGTAGCCAGCCCGATGCTTATTTTCGGGCAGCTAGTTCCGTACAACTAGGCACCGATGGTCGGGGTTGTTTAACTATTACCGGCGATCTTACCGCTAATCAACTCATAGTAACCAATGACCTGGTAAACCTGGTTTCAAAACATGAATTTGAATGGCTAGGTCGGGTGGATAATACCATAAATAGCGGGGGAATTAAAGTACAAGCCGAAAAAGTAGAAGTAGTATTGGCTCAGGCCCTGTTGGATCTTCAACTCGACAAACGTTCGTTTATAACCGCTTTGCCCGACGATAAATTAGGCCAACGAGTAGTGGCAGTATTGGAAGGTGAAAAACTGAATAACACCGAAGAAGAAGCGCTGAAGAGGCGCCTCAATCAGGTTTTAAATAAGTACGAAGTACCGAAAGCATTTCAATATATTTCTGATTTTTGTACCACACCAACTGGTAAAATCGATAAGCCCGCTACCTTAAAAAATTTACTTTAA
- a CDS encoding DoxX family protein, translating into MEVTHKMNLWADRHHPIWLDFIRLGLGIFLFVKGLIFISDIAVLERLLININMDWSSFWFAHYIAFAHLVGGLLIAMGLVTRLAVLFQLPILIGAVLFVRPGLEYGSINTEWWVSVLTLCLLIVFFIFDSGRWSIDHYMRTHREV; encoded by the coding sequence ATGGAAGTAACGCACAAAATGAACCTGTGGGCAGATCGGCATCATCCCATTTGGCTCGACTTTATCCGGCTTGGTCTCGGAATCTTCCTCTTCGTTAAAGGGCTGATATTTATCAGCGACATTGCCGTGTTAGAAAGATTGCTGATAAACATTAACATGGATTGGTCGTCCTTTTGGTTTGCGCACTACATTGCTTTTGCGCATTTGGTGGGTGGTTTACTCATTGCCATGGGCTTAGTAACCCGCCTTGCGGTTCTATTCCAACTTCCTATTCTTATTGGAGCGGTTTTATTTGTCCGTCCTGGTTTAGAATACGGATCCATTAATACCGAATGGTGGGTTTCGGTATTAACGCTATGCTTATTGATTGTTTTCTTCATTTTCGATTCCGGCCGTTGGTCCATTGACCATTACATGCGTACTCACCGTGAGGTTTAA
- a CDS encoding DoxX family protein: MEITQRIENWASTHYPAWFDFVRMGLGVFLFVKGFIVLSQIDSVQMFISNINALNGTNVNWNAQLLVQFIAYMHIIGGLFIALGFLTRIAIFFQLPILLGAVLFTMPGMRMDAGNTMAQGGINFVWTEVNLNTTTFEWWTALFTLILLISSFIIGSGPWSVDKYLEHYEET; the protein is encoded by the coding sequence ATGGAAATTACTCAAAGAATTGAAAACTGGGCCTCTACGCATTATCCGGCCTGGTTTGATTTTGTGCGAATGGGTTTAGGCGTTTTTCTGTTTGTGAAAGGCTTTATTGTTCTCAGCCAAATCGATTCCGTGCAAATGTTTATTTCTAACATTAACGCGCTAAATGGGACTAACGTTAATTGGAATGCTCAATTACTGGTTCAGTTTATTGCGTACATGCACATTATAGGCGGTTTATTTATCGCCTTAGGATTTCTTACCCGTATTGCCATTTTTTTCCAACTTCCTATCCTGCTGGGAGCGGTACTTTTTACGATGCCCGGCATGCGAATGGATGCTGGTAATACAATGGCTCAGGGGGGGATAAACTTTGTCTGGACGGAAGTCAATTTAAATACAACTACTTTTGAATGGTGGACCGCTTTATTTACCTTAATCCTCCTTATCAGTAGTTTTATTATTGGTTCTGGACCCTGGTCGGTTGATAAATATCTGGAACATTACGAAGAAACTTGA